A DNA window from Streptomyces sp. B21-083 contains the following coding sequences:
- a CDS encoding N-6 DNA methylase: MTAAEISRIAGVTRATVSNWRRRHDDFPAPSGGTESSPLYDLTAVQAWLRGRGHTSAASPTEELRTALRLLGPGSGAAARLFPLVAAMSRLTPEALAELATASDDQLTARAEKAAAQLPAAVPEAEPVRYGPDDAGAVRALLGCLREAGAQTALDVLAERELEEGAASGVYQTPEGLALLMASLLPAGATRVLDPACGSGTLLAAAAQQGAQELFGQDTLPVQAQRSAVRLLIAAPGADVAIRVGDSLRNDAFPEVTVDAVLSNPPFADRDWGHDELAYDPRWAYGVPPRFESELAWVQHALAHLEAGGHAVMLLPPALAFRSSGRRIRAELIRSGALRAVISLPARAAYPLHIGLQIWVLQRPEPGGADRTPVLFVDGEGEQRDATTGTPGATVAATAGFGTRGGSRLGRSGSSSSTASSSSGSTFDWAGLTGRVLTQWAAFTTAPDTYADEPGIARAVPLVDLLDDVVDVTPARHVRATAADIDPAALARRVHDLHGQLAEQVAALAATSASGGWQPSGVSAREWRTATVSDLARGGALTVLRAATPGTRGSKGSAAPTVDRPVLTAHDISAGNPPSGTAVDLHADAVQPVAAGDVLVRAVAGGGDAAAMTRVADDRDTGALLGQHIHLLRPDPARLDPWFLAGFLGAEDNIASASTGSTLVHVAPGRLRVPLLPLEEQRRYGEAFRSVYELRAAVRRTADLAADTAATLTTGLTAGVLLPPDAPNTPETPDGRSV, translated from the coding sequence GTGACCGCCGCCGAGATCTCCCGCATCGCAGGGGTCACGCGTGCCACCGTCAGCAACTGGCGCCGCCGCCACGACGACTTCCCCGCCCCCAGCGGGGGCACGGAGAGCAGCCCGCTCTACGACCTGACGGCTGTCCAGGCATGGCTGCGGGGGCGCGGGCACACCTCCGCTGCCTCGCCGACCGAGGAGTTGCGTACGGCGCTACGTCTGCTCGGGCCCGGCTCGGGTGCGGCGGCGCGGCTGTTCCCACTGGTGGCGGCCATGTCCCGCCTCACGCCCGAGGCGCTGGCCGAACTCGCCACCGCCTCCGACGACCAGCTGACCGCCCGCGCGGAAAAGGCCGCAGCCCAGCTCCCCGCGGCTGTGCCCGAGGCCGAGCCGGTCCGCTACGGCCCGGACGATGCGGGCGCGGTCCGCGCACTGCTGGGTTGCCTCCGTGAGGCCGGAGCGCAGACTGCCCTCGATGTCCTCGCTGAGCGCGAACTGGAGGAGGGCGCCGCCAGCGGTGTCTATCAGACGCCGGAGGGCCTGGCTCTGCTCATGGCGAGCCTCCTGCCTGCCGGCGCGACCCGTGTCCTCGATCCGGCCTGCGGCAGCGGCACGCTCCTCGCCGCCGCCGCCCAGCAGGGCGCACAGGAGCTGTTCGGGCAGGACACCCTTCCAGTCCAGGCCCAGCGCAGCGCAGTACGGCTCCTGATCGCCGCGCCCGGGGCCGACGTGGCGATCCGCGTCGGCGACAGCCTGCGCAACGACGCCTTCCCCGAGGTCACCGTCGACGCCGTCCTGTCCAACCCGCCGTTCGCCGACCGTGACTGGGGTCACGACGAGCTGGCATACGACCCGAGGTGGGCGTACGGGGTCCCGCCGCGCTTCGAATCAGAGCTGGCCTGGGTACAGCACGCCCTCGCACATTTGGAGGCCGGCGGCCACGCGGTCATGCTGCTGCCGCCCGCGCTCGCCTTCCGCTCCTCCGGCCGCCGCATCCGCGCCGAACTCATCCGCAGCGGGGCCTTGCGAGCAGTCATTTCGCTCCCGGCGCGCGCCGCGTATCCGCTCCACATCGGTCTGCAGATCTGGGTGCTCCAGCGTCCCGAGCCGGGCGGCGCGGACCGTACGCCGGTGCTGTTCGTCGACGGCGAGGGCGAGCAGCGGGACGCCACCACGGGAACGCCTGGCGCGACCGTTGCGGCCACGGCCGGCTTCGGTACACGCGGCGGCTCGCGCCTCGGCCGGTCCGGCTCTTCCTCTTCCACCGCATCGTCTTCCTCTGGTTCCACCTTCGACTGGGCGGGGCTGACCGGCAGGGTCCTCACCCAGTGGGCCGCGTTCACCACCGCCCCCGACACCTACGCCGACGAGCCCGGCATCGCTCGCGCGGTGCCGCTCGTCGACCTCCTCGACGACGTCGTCGACGTCACCCCGGCCCGCCACGTCCGGGCGACCGCGGCCGACATCGACCCGGCCGCCCTGGCCCGCCGCGTCCACGACCTGCACGGGCAACTGGCCGAGCAGGTCGCCGCCCTGGCTGCCACCTCCGCGTCCGGCGGGTGGCAACCGTCCGGGGTTTCGGCCCGCGAGTGGCGTACGGCGACCGTCTCCGACCTGGCACGCGGCGGGGCCCTGACCGTGCTGCGGGCGGCGACGCCCGGCACCCGAGGCTCCAAGGGCTCCGCCGCCCCCACCGTGGACCGGCCGGTCCTCACCGCCCACGACATCTCGGCCGGAAACCCGCCGTCCGGCACGGCTGTCGACCTGCACGCGGACGCCGTGCAACCCGTCGCCGCCGGTGACGTCCTGGTACGCGCCGTCGCGGGCGGCGGCGACGCGGCCGCGATGACCCGGGTCGCGGACGACCGGGACACCGGAGCCCTGCTCGGTCAGCACATCCACCTCCTGCGCCCCGACCCGGCCCGCCTCGACCCGTGGTTCCTGGCCGGGTTCCTCGGCGCCGAGGACAACATCGCCTCCGCGTCCACCGGCTCCACCCTCGTGCACGTCGCTCCGGGCCGCCTGCGCGTACCGCTGCTGCCTCTGGAGGAACAGCGGCGCTACGGGGAGGCCTTCCGCAGTGTGTACGAGCTGCGTGCGGCCGTCCGCCGAACCGCCGACCTCGCCGCCGACACCGCGGCCACCCTCACCACCGGTCTCACCGCCGGCGTACTCCTGCCACCGGACGCCCCGAATACTCCGGAAACCCCGGACGGCCGTTCCGTCTGA
- a CDS encoding AAA family ATPase, which produces MTVTEQPQQNADHPTDPAEPTPSDQPVPVAELVRTRLGEAALTEPVKALLNEALGDSETRETSTVGRIYLESVAVARFRGIGPRALLKLSPRPGVNLVVGRNGSGKSSIAEGIETAFTGVNMRWQGQHATRSSNWRNLHDTDGRPEIEVKLAIEGDTGRSTLTRTWESDDFDDSQAELKRPGHGRAPLDQMDWKQSLRDFRPFLSYVDLDRMISGKPSEMYDSIATILGLGQLSAADGRLRQEAKALEDAEKVAKGELPGLKEALYELEDDDRAVQALVAVDTAGTPDFDTVEALIAGLPADTDGGLLAGLRAEADVQGPEMAQVRTTVDRLRRALADVEDLRGTGTEDALQRAELLERAVAHNDRHPDAASCPVCGTDGMLDAAWATDAIAQIAALRQEAEAAADARSELRSAARAVQDLVHTPRQIPAALTDPWHAWTACRTISDPGELVRRAHEAAATLADACAAVKENAVRELEKRDERWRGLVTRLAGWAERACAVETNKPRLRDIKKASAWIKALAAELREQRMEGFADQSQRIWERLRQESNIDLKTVSLKGSEKATVRKLVMDVTVDGQEASALSVMSQGEQHSLALSLFLPRAATADSPFGFIVIDDPVQSMDPAKVNGLAQVLHELGEHRQVIVFTHDTRLQRAFTSQDLPVTVFEVERAKSSRVKVKPVTDPVRQALDDARALASTSDLPTAARTHVLPSLCRIALENAFLEAAWIRHHRSGAPEHELQVAVGGADKLMKVAALALFGDAGRTGDVYRELLTLCGPRAVNLLKECQNGAHAAGAQITDPHRFVDDIDTMAQKVRKPEVTA; this is translated from the coding sequence ATGACCGTGACGGAACAGCCCCAGCAGAACGCGGACCACCCCACCGACCCAGCAGAGCCGACCCCCTCCGACCAGCCCGTGCCCGTGGCCGAGCTGGTGCGAACCCGCCTGGGCGAGGCGGCACTCACCGAGCCCGTGAAGGCGCTCCTGAACGAGGCGCTGGGCGACAGCGAGACCCGTGAGACCTCCACGGTCGGCCGGATCTACCTCGAGTCCGTCGCCGTCGCCCGGTTCCGCGGCATCGGGCCGCGCGCTTTGCTCAAGCTCAGCCCCCGGCCCGGCGTGAACCTGGTCGTGGGCCGCAACGGTTCCGGCAAGTCCAGCATCGCCGAGGGCATCGAGACGGCCTTCACCGGCGTGAACATGCGGTGGCAGGGGCAGCACGCGACGCGCAGCAGCAACTGGCGCAACCTCCACGACACCGACGGCAGACCGGAGATCGAGGTCAAGCTCGCCATCGAGGGCGACACCGGCCGCAGCACACTCACCCGCACCTGGGAGAGCGACGACTTCGACGACTCCCAGGCCGAGCTCAAGCGGCCCGGACACGGCCGCGCGCCCCTCGACCAGATGGACTGGAAGCAGTCCCTGCGGGACTTCCGACCCTTCCTGTCGTACGTCGATCTCGACCGCATGATCAGTGGCAAGCCCTCCGAGATGTACGACTCCATCGCCACCATCCTCGGCCTGGGGCAGCTCAGCGCCGCCGATGGCCGGCTCCGCCAGGAGGCCAAGGCGCTCGAAGACGCGGAGAAGGTGGCGAAGGGGGAGCTGCCGGGCCTCAAGGAGGCGCTGTACGAACTGGAGGACGACGACCGCGCGGTCCAGGCACTCGTCGCCGTCGACACGGCGGGAACGCCCGACTTCGACACCGTCGAAGCTCTGATCGCCGGTCTGCCCGCCGACACTGACGGCGGCCTGCTTGCCGGACTGCGCGCCGAGGCAGACGTGCAGGGACCCGAGATGGCGCAGGTCCGCACGACCGTGGACCGCCTGCGCAGGGCTCTCGCCGACGTCGAGGACCTGCGCGGCACCGGCACCGAGGACGCCCTGCAGCGTGCGGAACTCCTCGAACGGGCTGTGGCGCACAACGACCGTCACCCCGACGCGGCCTCCTGCCCCGTGTGCGGGACCGACGGCATGCTGGACGCGGCATGGGCCACGGACGCCATCGCCCAGATCGCCGCACTGCGGCAGGAGGCGGAGGCAGCCGCGGACGCGCGCAGCGAACTCCGGTCGGCCGCGCGGGCCGTGCAGGACCTCGTTCACACGCCCCGGCAGATCCCCGCCGCCCTTACCGACCCGTGGCATGCCTGGACCGCCTGCCGGACGATCAGTGATCCCGGCGAGCTCGTCCGGCGCGCCCACGAGGCCGCCGCGACCCTGGCCGATGCCTGTGCTGCGGTCAAGGAGAACGCCGTCAGGGAGCTGGAGAAGCGGGACGAACGCTGGCGCGGACTCGTCACCCGCCTGGCGGGCTGGGCGGAGAGGGCCTGTGCCGTGGAGACGAACAAGCCTCGGCTGCGGGACATCAAGAAGGCGAGCGCCTGGATCAAGGCGCTGGCCGCCGAGTTGCGGGAACAGCGCATGGAAGGCTTCGCCGACCAGTCGCAGCGGATCTGGGAGCGGCTCCGCCAGGAGAGCAACATCGACCTCAAAACCGTGAGCCTGAAGGGCAGCGAGAAGGCCACTGTTCGCAAGCTCGTCATGGATGTCACCGTCGACGGCCAGGAGGCGTCGGCTCTCAGCGTCATGAGCCAGGGCGAGCAGCACTCCCTTGCGCTGTCCCTGTTCCTGCCCCGGGCCGCCACCGCCGACAGCCCGTTCGGCTTCATCGTCATCGACGACCCCGTGCAGTCCATGGACCCCGCCAAGGTCAACGGACTCGCCCAGGTCCTGCACGAACTCGGCGAGCACCGGCAGGTCATCGTGTTCACCCACGACACCCGGCTCCAGCGTGCGTTCACCAGCCAGGATCTGCCGGTGACGGTGTTCGAGGTCGAGCGGGCCAAGTCGTCCAGGGTGAAGGTCAAGCCGGTGACCGACCCGGTACGGCAGGCACTCGACGACGCGCGGGCGCTCGCCAGTACCAGTGACCTGCCGACGGCGGCACGGACCCACGTGCTGCCCAGCCTGTGCCGTATCGCCCTGGAGAACGCCTTCCTTGAGGCCGCCTGGATCCGGCACCACCGTTCCGGCGCGCCCGAACACGAGCTACAGGTCGCCGTCGGCGGCGCCGACAAGCTCATGAAGGTCGCCGCCCTGGCCCTGTTCGGCGACGCCGGGCGGACCGGCGACGTCTACCGGGAACTGCTCACCCTTTGCGGACCACGTGCGGTGAACCTCCTCAAGGAATGCCAGAACGGCGCCCACGCTGCGGGAGCGCAGATCACCGACCCCCACCGCTTCGTGGACGACATCGACACCATGGCGCAGAAGGTGCGCAAGCCGGAGGTGACCGCGTGA